Genomic window (Bosea vaviloviae):
CTCTTTTTTATGACGAGCTGTTCGGCCGGCAGGTGGATTCCGCTATTCGGCGGCCTGCGCGAGCGTGACCGGCTCGTCCGTCAGGCTGTAGCGCGTGAAGACCCGGTTCAGCGCCGGCAGCAGAGCGACCTCCATGCTCCCCTTGGCCGGCTCCATGATCACCATCGCGACGGTGGCCGACAGATTGCCGGCGTCGTTGAGGCGCGGCGGCCGGCAGACCGAATGGGGGGTAAGAAAATCGTCGAAGAAGGCGTGCTTGAGGTCAGCGACCGTCAGCTTCCCGCCGGCCTCGTCGAGCAGCTTCTTCACGCGCCAGTCGCGGTAGAAGCTTTCGGGGACGCGCGGAATGCCGGTGTCCTTCAGCTTCGTCAGCGCCACCTGCCCGACCCAGTGATTGGCATGCACGATCAGCCCCTCGCTCGGATAGATCGGAAAGGCCTCGTCCGGCGCGCATTCGAAGTCGATCGCGAAGCCCTTCACCGTCGAGAGCATCATGTTGTTCGAGCAGGCCTTGGGCGTCGTCGCGACCGCCTTGATCGCGTAGGCGAGATGCTCCTGCTCCAGCACCTTGCGGCGGATCAGGGCGAGCGGCACGCCCACTTGCGTGAAATCCCGCTCGGATTCGAGATAGTTCGCGGTGA
Coding sequences:
- a CDS encoding C45 family autoproteolytic acyltransferase/hydolase; protein product: MVEPCPFVDVSGSPYERGRQHGAAVPQRVKRSIELYGSQLGDLGYDAAAKSALIAEFSREIEAFGAHYIEEMRGIADGAKVPLEDVVMINARTEVIAKAKLIKGTPIAETEELDDGCTGAVILPERSASGDLIHGQNWDWKAECAETAIVLRVRREDGPDFLTFVEAGGLARCGTNAAGISITANYLESERDFTQVGVPLALIRRKVLEQEHLAYAIKAVATTPKACSNNMMLSTVKGFAIDFECAPDEAFPIYPSEGLIVHANHWVGQVALTKLKDTGIPRVPESFYRDWRVKKLLDEAGGKLTVADLKHAFFDDFLTPHSVCRPPRLNDAGNLSATVAMVIMEPAKGSMEVALLPALNRVFTRYSLTDEPVTLAQAAE